In Amycolatopsis endophytica, the following are encoded in one genomic region:
- the rpsG gene encoding 30S ribosomal protein S7, with protein sequence MPRKGPAPKRPLISDPVYGSPLVTQLVNKVLTDGKRSLAERIVYGALEGAREKTGTDPVVTLKRALDNVKPSIEVKSRRVGGATYQVPIEVKPGRSTTLALRWIVSFSRARREKTMIERLQNELLDASNGLGASVKRREDTHKMAESNKAFAHYRW encoded by the coding sequence ATGCCCCGCAAGGGTCCGGCCCCGAAGCGGCCGCTGATCTCCGACCCGGTCTACGGTTCCCCGCTGGTCACCCAGCTCGTCAACAAGGTGCTGACCGACGGCAAGCGTTCGCTCGCCGAGCGCATCGTGTACGGCGCGCTGGAAGGTGCGCGGGAGAAGACCGGCACGGATCCCGTCGTCACGCTCAAGCGTGCGCTGGACAACGTGAAGCCGAGCATCGAGGTGAAGAGCCGCCGCGTCGGTGGCGCCACCTACCAGGTGCCGATCGAGGTCAAGCCGGGCCGCTCCACCACCCTTGCGCTGCGCTGGATCGTCTCCTTCTCGCGGGCCCGCCGGGAGAAGACCATGATCGAGCGCCTGCAGAACGAGCTGCTCGACGCGAGCAACGGCCTCGGGGCCAGCGTGAAGCGCCGCGAGGACACCCACAAGATGGCCGAGTCCAACAAGGCGTTCGCCCACTACCGGTGGTGA
- the rpsL gene encoding 30S ribosomal protein S12, with protein MPTIQQLVRKGRQDKAAKQKTAALKGSPQRRGVCTRVYTTTPKKPNSALRKVARVKLTSGIEVTAYIPGEGHNLQEHSMVLVRGGRVKDLPGVRYKIIRGSLDTQGVKNRKQARSRYGAKKEKS; from the coding sequence TTGCCCACGATCCAGCAGCTGGTCCGCAAGGGCCGCCAGGACAAGGCTGCCAAGCAGAAGACCGCGGCCCTCAAGGGGAGTCCGCAGCGGCGTGGCGTGTGCACCCGCGTGTACACCACGACGCCCAAGAAGCCGAACTCGGCGCTGCGCAAGGTCGCGCGTGTGAAGCTGACCAGCGGCATCGAGGTCACCGCCTACATCCCGGGCGAGGGCCACAACCTGCAGGAGCACTCGATGGTGCTCGTGCGCGGTGGTCGTGTGAAGGACCTGCCCGGTGTTCGCTACAAGATCATCCGCGGTTCGCTCGACACGCAGGGCGTGAAGAACCGCAAGCAGGCGCGCAGCCGGTACGGCGCGAAGAAGGAGAAGAGCTAA
- a CDS encoding YbaB/EbfC family nucleoid-associated protein: protein MAYGSHGDLVGELQEKLRRIDELKQKGDQRQAALTRMKDEIGAMSVTVSSPDRTVTVVAGPGGGVQSVRLSEEAMQGSAIQLSSTITTTIQEAVAAAARRQATIVQDALGGQSTVLEQVLQTQAEAFGTSVAALKATVEAERPVVPQRPIDQGADFTEEDFLAEQQPSRPSRPEVHRKPAEDDDFLDPFDEGERR, encoded by the coding sequence ATGGCGTACGGCAGCCATGGTGATCTGGTCGGCGAGCTGCAGGAGAAACTGCGCCGGATCGACGAGCTGAAACAGAAGGGTGATCAGCGGCAGGCCGCGCTGACCCGGATGAAGGACGAGATCGGCGCGATGTCGGTCACGGTGTCCTCCCCGGACCGGACCGTCACGGTCGTCGCCGGTCCGGGCGGTGGCGTGCAGTCGGTCCGGCTGAGCGAGGAGGCGATGCAGGGCAGCGCCATCCAGCTGTCGTCGACCATCACGACGACGATCCAGGAGGCCGTCGCCGCGGCGGCCCGTCGGCAGGCGACGATCGTGCAGGACGCGCTCGGCGGGCAGAGCACCGTCCTGGAGCAGGTGCTGCAGACCCAGGCGGAGGCGTTCGGCACCAGCGTCGCGGCCTTGAAGGCGACGGTCGAGGCGGAACGCCCCGTGGTGCCGCAGCGGCCCATCGACCAGGGCGCGGACTTCACCGAGGAGGACTTCCTGGCCGAGCAGCAGCCGTCCCGCCCGTCCCGTCCGGAGGTCCACCGCAAGCCCGCCGAGGACGACGACTTCCTGGACCCGTTCGACGAGGGTGAGCGCCGGTGA
- a CDS encoding type VII secretion target has translation MSGGFSVDVAALRRTAAAAAGQTSRVDALRRSLGEADVPAVSWGLLGQPVVHTVYKDLLDQLKDHLTQMTEGYQAIGAKLTTAADRYDGMDAEVVDAFEGIGEDLDEAAEGAI, from the coding sequence GTGAGCGGCGGTTTCTCGGTCGACGTGGCCGCACTGCGCAGGACGGCCGCGGCCGCGGCGGGCCAGACGTCGCGGGTGGACGCGTTGCGGCGGTCGCTCGGGGAGGCGGACGTGCCCGCGGTGTCGTGGGGTCTGCTCGGCCAGCCCGTCGTGCACACGGTCTACAAGGACTTGCTCGATCAGTTGAAGGACCACCTCACGCAGATGACCGAGGGTTACCAGGCGATCGGCGCGAAGCTGACCACCGCGGCCGACCGGTACGACGGGATGGACGCCGAGGTCGTCGACGCGTTCGAGGGCATCGGCGAAGACCTCGACGAGGCAGCCGAGGGGGCGATCTGA
- a CDS encoding WXG100 family type VII secretion target, with protein sequence MKIYSAGAAAYDATSKLREDLSDGDLGALAADAANTFNTATGFVNEAAGTITGIVSDPLGWLISNGVGFLISWIEPLNEALEVVTGDPEALEAGADAFNQLGADIETLRADTEQLLVDGLADWQGPGAAAAGERLAEFRDALHGTAGATGEIATLLAVSSAVMSVIKDVVTSIISDFVEWLIVTWLAALASSVVTCGGSVASAGAATAVRAGTETMKVNRWVTKLKSIIDKLHDLIGRIQGFLRKIPGFTKLSEKLADHTLTENLTGDLVGKLKDGTTTLGGAIREQAGEKIRESAVKAAKDQVFSTYDNLLKDEKGDKIEIPDIVGTAEKATEALKPFQDAVDRRTAAGDPDMDDADIERGLRF encoded by the coding sequence GTGAAGATCTACTCGGCCGGGGCGGCGGCCTACGACGCCACCTCGAAGCTCCGGGAGGACCTGAGCGACGGGGATCTGGGCGCGCTCGCGGCGGACGCGGCGAACACGTTCAACACCGCCACGGGCTTCGTCAACGAGGCGGCAGGCACCATCACCGGCATCGTGTCCGACCCGCTGGGCTGGCTGATCTCGAACGGCGTCGGCTTCCTGATCAGCTGGATCGAACCGCTCAACGAGGCGCTCGAAGTGGTCACCGGCGATCCGGAGGCGCTGGAGGCGGGCGCCGACGCGTTCAACCAGCTGGGCGCCGACATCGAAACCCTGCGGGCGGACACCGAGCAGCTGCTCGTCGACGGCCTTGCCGACTGGCAGGGCCCCGGCGCCGCGGCCGCGGGTGAACGCCTCGCGGAGTTCCGGGACGCGCTGCACGGCACGGCGGGCGCCACCGGCGAGATCGCCACCCTGCTCGCCGTCAGCAGCGCCGTGATGAGCGTGATCAAGGACGTCGTCACCAGCATCATCAGCGATTTCGTCGAGTGGCTGATCGTGACGTGGCTGGCCGCGCTCGCGTCCTCCGTCGTCACCTGCGGCGGCTCGGTGGCTTCCGCGGGAGCCGCGACGGCCGTCCGCGCCGGCACGGAGACCATGAAGGTCAACCGCTGGGTGACGAAGTTGAAGTCGATCATCGACAAGCTCCACGACCTGATCGGCAGGATCCAGGGCTTCCTGCGCAAGATCCCCGGCTTCACGAAGCTCAGCGAAAAACTCGCCGACCACACGCTGACCGAAAACCTCACCGGGGACCTGGTCGGCAAGCTCAAGGACGGCACGACGACCCTCGGCGGGGCGATCCGCGAGCAGGCGGGCGAGAAGATCCGCGAATCGGCCGTCAAAGCGGCCAAGGATCAGGTGTTCTCGACCTACGACAACCTGCTCAAGGACGAGAAGGGCGACAAGATCGAGATCCCGGACATCGTGGGCACGGCCGAAAAGGCCACCGAAGCCCTCAAGCCGTTCCAGGACGCCGTCGACCGGCGCACCGCGGCGGGCGATCCCGACATGGACGACGCCGACATCGAGCGCGGACTGCGCTTCTGA